From Bacteroidota bacterium, one genomic window encodes:
- a CDS encoding phosphatase PAP2 family protein, translating to MFEKLQSIDAALLLFFNHLNNPVLDFIFFWISYKWLWVPFYVFLAWFIYKRYPHRFFSVLIAIGVLIVLSDQISSSLIKNTVMRLRPCHDPMIGSEVHLVNGYCGGMYGFVSSHAANVFGLTAFLIYFFRGRHQRLQRVMIIWASVVSFSRIYLGVHYPGDIICGALLGVILGVATAKTYRYIDLNYLPSKKHSTNHRHRP from the coding sequence ATGTTTGAAAAACTGCAAAGCATTGATGCGGCATTGTTGCTTTTCTTCAATCACCTGAACAATCCGGTGCTGGATTTCATTTTTTTCTGGATCAGTTACAAGTGGCTTTGGGTACCATTCTATGTTTTCCTGGCCTGGTTTATTTATAAAAGGTATCCTCACCGTTTTTTTTCTGTCTTGATTGCTATTGGCGTCCTGATCGTGCTGAGCGATCAGATTTCTTCTTCTCTAATAAAAAATACCGTCATGCGCCTCAGGCCTTGTCATGATCCGATGATCGGGAGTGAAGTTCACCTTGTAAATGGATACTGCGGTGGGATGTATGGTTTCGTTTCCTCTCATGCCGCGAATGTATTTGGCTTAACAGCCTTTCTGATCTATTTCTTCCGGGGAAGACATCAGCGCTTACAGAGAGTGATGATTATCTGGGCTTCCGTAGTATCTTTCAGCCGAATTTATCTGGGTGTCCATTATCCGGGTGATATCATTTGCGGTGCTTTGCTGGGAGTCATCCTTGGAGTTGCGACAGCAAAAACGTACAGGTATATTGATTTAAATTACCTTCCTTCCAAAAAGCACTCAACCAATCATCGTCATCGTCCTTAA
- the obgE gene encoding GTPase ObgE: MASSNFVDYVKICCRSGAGGAGSAHFHRDRYTAKGGPDGGDGGRGGHIILKGNKQLWTLLHLKYRKHVIAEPGGNGEGALRTGKDGKDEILEVPVGTVARDAESGEVIFEITEDGEEKIIVPGGRGGKGNNHFKSATLQAPRFAQPGESGLEEWKVLELKILADVGLVGFPNAGKSTLLSVVSAAKPEIADYPFTTLVPNLGIVSYRNGKSFVMADIPGIIEGAHLGKGIGLRFLRHIERNSILLFMIPCDSKDIKADYAILLNELKQYNPELLDKSRVLAITKCDMLDAELIKEMQKDLPKDIKTVFISSVAQMGIEELKDMLWAELNK; this comes from the coding sequence ATGGCCTCGTCCAATTTTGTCGATTATGTAAAAATTTGTTGTCGCAGTGGCGCAGGTGGTGCGGGTTCAGCGCATTTTCACCGTGACCGCTATACCGCCAAAGGCGGACCGGATGGAGGAGATGGTGGAAGAGGCGGTCATATTATTCTGAAAGGTAACAAGCAACTGTGGACATTGCTTCACCTGAAATACCGCAAACATGTGATCGCGGAACCGGGTGGAAATGGAGAAGGTGCTTTGCGTACAGGCAAAGATGGCAAAGATGAAATACTGGAAGTTCCTGTCGGTACTGTTGCCCGCGACGCGGAAAGCGGGGAGGTGATATTTGAAATTACGGAAGACGGTGAAGAAAAGATCATCGTTCCGGGTGGAAGAGGAGGAAAGGGAAATAATCATTTTAAATCTGCTACTTTACAAGCACCACGTTTTGCTCAGCCCGGAGAATCCGGACTCGAAGAATGGAAAGTTCTTGAATTAAAAATTCTTGCGGATGTTGGTCTGGTCGGGTTTCCAAATGCTGGTAAGTCCACTTTGTTATCAGTCGTGAGCGCGGCTAAACCTGAAATAGCGGATTATCCTTTTACTACTCTTGTTCCCAATCTTGGTATTGTTTCTTATCGGAATGGAAAGTCTTTTGTGATGGCTGACATTCCCGGAATTATTGAAGGCGCACATTTGGGAAAAGGAATCGGTTTAAGGTTTCTCAGACACATCGAGAGGAACAGTATTCTGCTTTTCATGATCCCCTGTGATAGCAAAGACATCAAAGCAGATTATGCAATTTTGCTGAATGAATTGAAGCAATACAATCCGGAATTGCTTGATAAATCCAGAGTCCTTGCAATCACAAAATGTGATATGCTCGATGCTGAACTGATCAAAGAAATGCAAAAGGATCTTCCGAAGGATATCAAAACTGTGTTCATTTCATCAGTCGCGCAAATGGGAATAGAGGAATTGAAAGATATGTTGTGGGCTGAACTGAATAAATGA
- a CDS encoding adenylate kinase has translation MLNIVLFGPPGAGKGTQSEKLISRYSLVHLSTGDILRSEVAGQTTLGLEAKKLMDQGLLVPDAVVIGMIEGKIDSNASAKGFIFDGFPRTTAQAQALDKMLASKNTSINMMLSLEVEDEELIKRLLNRGKDSGRPDDQNEEVIRKRINEYNSKTAPLKDYYTNQNKYRGIPGVGSIDEIFSKLCSEIDK, from the coding sequence ATGCTGAATATCGTTCTCTTCGGCCCTCCCGGCGCCGGAAAAGGTACACAGAGTGAAAAACTGATTTCCCGTTATAGTCTTGTTCACCTTTCAACAGGTGATATCCTTCGAAGCGAAGTAGCGGGTCAAACCACGCTTGGACTGGAAGCGAAAAAATTGATGGATCAGGGTTTACTTGTTCCGGATGCTGTGGTCATCGGAATGATTGAAGGAAAGATTGATTCCAATGCTTCGGCGAAAGGCTTCATCTTTGACGGTTTTCCAAGAACTACTGCGCAAGCTCAAGCGCTCGATAAAATGCTTGCTTCAAAAAATACATCCATCAACATGATGTTGTCGCTGGAAGTGGAAGATGAAGAATTGATCAAACGATTATTGAACAGAGGGAAAGATTCAGGCCGGCCGGATGATCAGAATGAAGAAGTCATTCGTAAACGGATTAATGAATACAATTCTAAAACTGCTCCTCTGAAAGACTATTATACCAATCAGAATAAATACCGAGGCATTCCCGGAGTGGGAAGTATCGATGAGATTTTTTCAAAATTGTGTTCTGAAATCGATAAATAA
- the hpt gene encoding hypoxanthine phosphoribosyltransferase, which produces MQKITIKDKNFTVNIPSEKIQKRIEELANQMNSDYKDKVPVFVCVLSGAFLFAADLFKRLTIDCEVSFIRVSSYSGTQSTGTVKSVVGISTDLKNRHVVVLEDIVDTGDTAVYLYEELRKHAPADVRFASLLLKPKALKHDVKVDYCGFEVPNDFLVGYGLDYDGLGRNYVDIYKLSE; this is translated from the coding sequence ATGCAAAAAATCACCATAAAAGACAAGAATTTCACGGTTAACATTCCTTCAGAGAAGATCCAGAAGAGAATTGAAGAGTTGGCCAACCAAATGAATTCTGATTACAAGGACAAAGTCCCGGTGTTTGTTTGCGTTTTAAGTGGTGCATTTCTCTTTGCAGCGGATTTATTCAAACGACTCACAATTGATTGTGAAGTCAGTTTTATTCGCGTTTCATCTTATTCAGGAACACAATCTACAGGAACAGTAAAGAGTGTTGTCGGCATTTCAACAGATTTAAAAAATCGTCATGTTGTGGTGCTTGAAGATATCGTAGATACCGGAGATACTGCAGTATATTTATACGAAGAATTAAGAAAACACGCTCCTGCAGATGTGCGCTTCGCGAGTTTGTTATTAAAGCCCAAAGCATTGAAACACGATGTTAAGGTGGATTATTGTGGTTTTGAAGTTCCGAATGATTTCCTTGTAGGGTATGGATTGGATTACGATGGATTGGGAAGAAATTATGTAGATATTTATAAGTTATCTGAATAG